In candidate division WOR-3 bacterium, the genomic window TGGTAATAAATGTTAAAAAATTTAAAAAAAATGGTAGGAATACAACCAGAGAATTAATTTAACGCACCCTAAAGGGTGCGGCCTACCATAAAATTATAGAATTTTTGCTGAAGGGCGGTTACCATAAGATTATAGAATATGGTAATAAATGTTAAAAAATTTAAAAAAAATGGTAGGAATACAACCAGAGAATTAATTTAACGCACCCTAAAGGGTGCGGCCTACCATAAAATTATAGAATTTTTGCTGAAGGGCGGTTACCATAAAATTATAGAATATGGTAATAAATGTTAAAAAATTTTCAAAAAATGGTAGAATTTTTATCTTTTCCCATTATCTAATATTTTATTTTAAATTTAAAACATCAGAATATTTTTTTTAAAAAGGATTCAATTATAATTGCGCAGGATTCACCTAAAGGGCAGGCAAATAGCCCCTTAGTTCTTTTATGAAGCAAAATATTTCGCACCCTAAAGGGTGCGGCTACCATAAAATTATAGAATTTTTACTAAAGGGCGGTTACCATAAAATTATAGAATATGGGAATAAATGTTAAAAAATTAAAAAAATGGTAGGCGCAGGCTTTAGTAAATTGGTAACAATTTTTTTACGCAACCTAAAGGTTGCGGCTACAATAAAATTATGGTAATAAATGTTAAAAAATTTAAAAAAAAATGGTAGGCGCAGGCTTTAGCCTGCGAATTTTTACCTTTTCCCATTATCTAATATTTTATTTTAAATTTAAAACATCAGAATATTTTTTTAAAAAGGATTCAGTTATAATTGCACAGGATTCACCTAAGGGACAAGCACATAAACCCTTCATTTTCTTATAAAGACCATCTATTATTTCAACCCCCTCTTCAATCTGAGTTTCTCTTTTTTCAATTTTTTCTAAAATATCATTTATTGCCCATGTTCCCTCACGACAGGGGGTGCATTTTCCACAAGATTCCTCCTTAAAAAAATTAACTGCACTTTTTAAAAATTTTAAAAGTTCATTTTTTTTATCTTCCTTAAATCCAAAAACAATTATTGCACCTGAACCTGACATAGAACCTTTTTCTATAATTGATTCAAAATCGTAGGTAATATCAATCTCATCAGGTAAAAGAGGAGGTGCAGATATTCCACCTGGTATAACCCCAAGAAGATGATAATTTTCTTTTACACCTTCACCTAAATCTTCAATTATTTCCCTTATTGTTATCTTGCCTTGCTCAATTTCAAAAACTCCTTTTTTTCTCACAATACCGCTGAGAGAAATAAGTCTTGTTCCAGTGCTTTTAGGAACTCCTATTTTTGCATAATTTTCTCCTCCCATCTCCATTATTATTGGAATATTAGCAAGAGTTTCAACATTGTTGATTACGGTTGGGTTACCAAAAAGACCCTTATCTGCTGGATAAGGAGGTTTTAACCTTGGAAAGCCCTTTTTACCTTCCATTGACTCAAGAAGTGCTGTTTCCTCACCACATATATAAGCACCTGCTCCAAGAAAAATTTTTATTCTATGATTGAAGGAACTTCCTAAAATATTTTTTCCAAGAAATCCTATTTCTTCTGTTTCTCTTATTGCCTTATAAATTCTATCATAAATCCACTTATATTCTTTTCTTAAATATATATATGAGACTTCAGCCTGAATTGCATAGGAGGAAATTATTATTCCCTCAATTAAAAGATAAGGTGCATAGAGTAAAATTTCTCTGTCCTTAAAAGTTCCTGGTTCTCCCTCATCAGCATTGCATATTAAAAATTTTTTTTCAGCATCCCTTGGAATAAAAGACCATTTTAAACCTGTAGGAAAACCAGCTCCACCCCTTCCCCTTAATCCACTTTTTTTAACTTCCTCAATAACTTTTTCAGGTGGAATTCCATCACCTAAAACTTTTTTAAGAGATAAAAATCCACCTTTTTGTATGTATTCATCAATATTTTCTGCATATTTTTTCTTTATCAAAAGAGTTTCAGATTTTTTCATTTAATTCCTTTATTTTTTCAATACTCAGATTTTTTAAGGGTTTAAAATCTAAAAGACCTGCGGGTGCAAAATCACATAAACCTATACATTCACATTCCTTGAAATCAAAGTTTAACTTATCCTTATTTTCCTTTAGATATTCAAGAATTTCTTCTGCACCTTCAAGTAAACAGGAAATATTTTTACAAATATAAAGAGTTTTTTTGTCCTTTTTTTCTAAACTTAAAAAATGATAGAAAGTTAATGTTTCATAAATTAAATTTTCTTTAATTCCAAGAAATTCTGATATTTCTTTTATTCTCTCCTCTGATATAAAGCCTTCTTCATCTTGAATAAAGTTTAAAATTGGAATTAAAGATAAAAAGGGATTATTATCGTAATATTCCAGAATTTCTTTAAACTTTTCCTTAATTTTTTCACTCAATTTTAAGCTCAGGTTCGTCCCAGGTTTCTGCAGCTGTTTTTATACCTTTAAGCTTGAGTTTGAATTCATCAGGGTTTGTTACATTTTCAAGAGCATCTTCAAGGGTTATAAGACCTTCTTTATATAACTTCATAATTGACTGGTCAAAAGTCTGCATTTTATATTCATAATGCCCTTCTTCAATTGCCTGGGGTATTTCCACTTGCCTTGTTTCATCCATTATGAGTTCTTTAATCCTCGGTGTGTTAATAAGAATTTCAACTGCAGGAACTCTACCTTTTCCATCTGCTCTTGGTATCAATCTCTGGGAAATTACAGCAACCAAGGTTGAGGCAAGCATAATTCTTATATGCTGATGCTGATGAGGAGGATAAAAGGAAATAATTCTGTTAATTGTTTCTGTTGCATTTAAAGTATGAAGGGTAGACATAACAAGGTGTCCTGTATCAGCTGCCTTTATAGCAGTATCCATTGTTGCCTTATCACGAATCTCCCCAATCAGTATAACATCAGGGTCCTGTCTTAATACATACTTTAAAGCAGACGCAAAAGAAGAAGTATCACTCCCTATTTCTCTCTGGGATATTACTGATTTTTCATCCTTGAATAAAAATTCAATTGGATCCTCAATTGTGATTATGTGTTTTGCTCTGTTCATATTTATGTAGTTAATCATTGCTGCAAGAGTTGTGGATTTTCCGCTTCCTGTTGTTCCTGTAACAAGAATGAGTCCCCTTGGATTTAAACAAATATCTTTTATAACTGGGGGTAAATTAAGTTCTTCAAAGGTTTTTATGTTTGTAGGAATAGCTCTCATTGCAATTGCTATACTTCCCCTCTGTATGAAACAATTAACTCTGAATCTTCCAAGTCCTGGAACACCTATTGCAAAATCAAGTTCCTTCCTTGATATGAACCTTTTCTGCTGTTCTTCTGTCATTATAACCTTCACTATTTCAGTTAAATCCTTGGGTGTTAGTGGTTCCATTTTTGTTCTTATAAGTCTTCCATGAATTCTATAAATAGGAGGAAGTCCTGCTTTTAAATGAAGATCTGAAGCTTCTTCTTCTATCATTTTTTTAAGTAAAAACTTTAAATCAACAGCCATTTTAAGTTAGTTCAATTTTAAATAATTTTTGCCCGTATTCCACGGGCTCACCGTTTTTAACCAAAATTTCTCTAACAATACCATCAACTTCTGATTCTATTTCATTCATAATTTTCATAGCTTCAATTATACAAACAACCTGTCCAGGTTTTATATGACTTCCAACTTCAACATAGGGCTCTGCATCAGGTGCAGGGGCTCTATAAAAAGTCCCCACTAAGGGTGCAGTTATATAATAAAATTTATCTTCCCTTTCTTTTATTTCTTCTTTTTCTTTTACTTCAACTTTCTCTTTTCTCAATTCAGTTGTTTCAGTTTCCTGAGATTTTAATTTTGGTTTTTCGTATTTAACTTTTTCTCCTCTTTTTAAATGGATTTTTAAAAAAGGTTTCTTTATTTCAATCTCAGTAAGACCCTTTTTGTCCATTAATTCTATTAATTTTTCTATCTTCTCTAAATCTTTATCCTTCATGCTCTTTCTATATATTCCCCGGTTCTTGTATCAACTTTTATTTTTTCACCAACCTTTATATAAAGGGGAACTTTTACAACAAGACCTGTTTCAAGCTTTGCAGGTTTTGAACCACCTGAAGCAGTATCTCCTCTCACACCAGGATCCGTTTCAACAACCTCAAGAACTACTGCACTCGGAAGAACTATTCCAACTGGTTTTTCATTAATATAATGAACCCTTACTTCCTGACCTTCTTTAAGATATAAAAGATAATTTTTTATCTGCTCCTTATTTAAAACAATTTCCTCATAGGTTTCAGAATCATAGAAAATGAAATTATCCCCCTCTGCATAAGAAAAAGTTGCTTCTCTTTCTCTCAATTCCACTTCTTCAAAATAATCTGCTTCTCTCAATGTTTTCTCAAGAACTTGCCCTGTTTCTATATTTTTTAATTTTGTCCTTATATGGGCATGACCTCTTCCCATCATTATATGTTGAAAATCTATTACCTCGTAAAATTTTCCTTCTAACTTTATAACCATTCCACGTCTGAATTCAGGCATTTTTTATTTTACTTTTTTTAAGGACTTGAACCCTTAAGGTTATTATTTTAAATTTTTTTAAGTCTTTTTTCAAAACCTGTTAGAATTTCAAGTTCTCCCTTTTTATTTATACAGGCTAAATCCTCAATCCTAACTCCACCTTTATTTTCAAGATATATTCCAGGCTCTATTGTGAAAACCATACCTTTATCAATTATTTCTTTTCCTCTTGGAGAAAGTGAAGGTTTTTCATGAATTTCAATTCCTACACCATGCCCTAAACCATGACCAAATTTTTCTCCATAACCTCTTTCGGTTATATAACTTCTTGCTATATTATCCACATCTCTGACGTGCATTCCTATTTTAATTTTTTCCTCAACCATAGAAAGGGCATTTAATGTAATTTCATAAATCTCCTTAAACCAGTCAGGAGGATTATTACCAACCCAGAAAGTTCTTGTCATATCCGAGTGATATCCCTTGTAAACACTTCCCATATCAATCAGGAGTATAGAATTGTTCTTAATTGTGACATTTCTTGGCTTTGCATGTGGCAAGGCTGAATGTTTACCTGAAGCAACTATTGTGGGAAAAGCAACTTGAAATCCATTTCTTTTCATCTCATATTCAATTTCCAAGGCAAGTTCAATTTCCTTTGTTTTATCTGGTTTTAAAATAGATAGTGCTTTTTTCAATACTTTCTCTGAAAATTTCTGTGCTTTTCTTATTTTTTCAATTTCTTCCTCATTTTTATAAACTCTCAAATCCAGAACAGGTGAACTTATGGGTTTTATTTTTAATTTTTTCTTTTTTAATTCTTCATATAAATCAAGGGTTAAACTTTCCTTTTCACAGAGCAGAGTTTTTCCCTCTTTTAAAAGGTCAAAAATTTCATCAAATTTCTTTATTATTACAATTTTAAAAAGATTTGAGACTTCTTTTTTTGACTGTAACATATACCTGAAATCAGTTAAAAAATAATTTTTATTCCTTGTTATAAGAACATATCCTGAAGAACCTGTAAAACCTGTGAGATAAAACACATTTTGCAAATTGTTAATAAAAAAACCGTCAGCTTCATTAACTTCTAATAAATTTTTTAAAAATTCAACTCGTTTTTTTAAGGAGGTTAATCCACTCAATGAAACTTCTGAAATTTTTTTCAGTGATTTCCTTTTCATCAGTTTTCTCCTTTATAGTTTTTTCCTCATATTTTTCTGGTTCAATTTCCTTTTTTTCTTCTTCAAATTCCTCAAAGAGTTCTGAAACTTCCTCTGGTAATTCTGCTTCTTCAATTTTTTCTTCTTTTATTTCAAGCTTTTGCTCTTTTTCTTCAATTTCTTTCTTTTCTTCAATAAATTTTACCTCTTCCTTTTTCTCTTCAATTAACTCTATAAGTCCCTTTTCTTCTGATTTTTCTATAATAATTTCCTCTATACTCTCAGAAGGTCTTTCAGGTTCTTTAAAAATTTCACTTAAGGGAACCTCTTCTTCAGTTCCAATTATTAATTCTTCTTTTTTTTCTATTTTTTCTTCCTTTTCAATTTCTTCTAAAAATTGAGAAGGATGTCCACTCAATTTTTCTTCTTTTTCTTCAAATATCTCCTTTATTTCAATAGTTTCAGCTTCTTTTATTATTTCTTCTACATCAGTAGTTTCAAACTCTGATTCTTCACTGCTTTTTTCTTCTTTCTTTATATCTTCTATACTAATAAACTTCTCTTCCTTCTTTTCAAGAATATCCTCGACAAACTTAAAATCTTTTAATTTTTCTTCTTCAATAGCTTCTGTTTCTTTTTCAATTTCTTTCAAAATTTCTTTCGCTTCTTCTGGAATTTCAGGTAATTCTAACTCTGTACCTAATACTTCTTTTTCTTCAAGAATATCAAGAAGTGGTTCATCAGGAGGAGTTAAAAGTTCTTCATTAGCTATAGTTTTTTCTTCAATCACAGGTATTTCTTCTTTTAATATTTCTTCACTTTCTAAAATTTTTTCCTCACTTAAAAGTACTTCTTCTTTCAAAATTTCTTCTTTCTCTTCGATGAGTTTTTCTTCTCCTAAAAGGGTTTCTTCCTTTAAAAATTCTTCCTCTATTAATAATTTTTCTTCACCTAAAATAGGTTCTTCTTCTAAGAATTTCTCAGTTAATTTTTCCTCGGTTATAGGGATTTCCTCCTTTAAAAGATCTTCTTCGTCAATTTTTTCTTTACTTAAAATAGGTTCTTCTTTTAAAAATTCCTCGGTTATTTCTACCTTTTCTTCAGAAAATTGAGCACTCTGAACTTTTAATTTCTCTTCAAGAGTCTTTATTTTATCTTCAACCTCTGAAGTTAAAGGGTCAAGGTCATAAAGTTTTTTATAATAATCTAAAGCCTCTTCTTCTCTTCCTAATTTTTCACAGGTTTCTGCTAAAAGTCTTAAAGCCACAAGATGATTCTCATCTATTTCTAAAACTCTTTTTAAACTTTCCCTTGCAAGTTCAAGCTCGTTTCTTTCAAGGTGAACCTTTGCTTTTATAAAATGTGCTACCTGATAATCAGGATGTATTTTTAATCCCTCCTCAAGAACAGCAAGCGCCTCATCATACATTTTTCTTTTTCTATAAGCATCAGCAAGTGCTGCAAAAGTCCTTGACTTTCTTCCTTCCTTTTCCCATTTACTAAATAGCTCTTCAATTTCTTTAAATTCACCGTTCATAATTTAATTTTAAATATAAAATATAAAAATTTCAAATCAAAGTGAAAAAATTATAATAAGGAAAAATACAAGAATTAAAAGGGTAATATAAAAGGAAGGTTTTCTTATGAAAAGATTAAATATAAGCTTTCCTGATAAAATAGTGAATCTGCCGCTTCCTTCTACAATCAAAAAGTCTATAATCCCCCTATCAAATATTTTTGAAATAAATTTTGAAAAGAAAATTATTATCCCATAAATAATTTTAGAAACAAGGAAATCATAAAAATTTAAAATTCTATAAATTCTTTCCTTAAATTGGATAGGCTTTTTCAAATAAACTTTAAGAGCAAGATAAATCCCTGTTATTGATAAAAACAAGGGAAAAAATTGATATAAAAGAGGATTATAAAAAGTAATTTCTTCTCCAAAATTTTTAAAATAAAATTCCTCAAAAATATTAAGACCTGTTAGAATAACAAAAATTGATAAAATTAAAAGAGATATATTCATTGTACCTTCAATTTTTTCGTGAAGTTTTTTTGAGGGTTCACCTTCAAAACATAAGGTATACCCCCTTATTATATAAAAGGATGTTAAAAAAGCACCTATTGAAGCAAGATAAAATAAAAATAAATTTTTAAAAGAAGCATTTATTATAAGTTCTTTACTTATAAATCCACCTGTTAAAGGAAAACCTGAAAGTGCAAGGGAACCTAAAAGAAAGGTATAGGAAGTAAAAGGATGAATTTTTCTAATTCCTCTTGTTTCAAATATATCTATTTTCTTATGAATAATATGCATAACATTTCCAGAGGATAAAAATAAAAGAGCTTTAAAAAAAGCATGGGTTAAAAGGTGAAGAAAGGCAAGAAGGGGATAGGATATACCTATTGCAAAAAACATATAACCAATCTGAGATATTGTAGAATAGGCTAAAATTCTTTTTAAATCCCTTTCAAAAATTGCTATAACTCCTGATAATAAAAAGGTTAAAGTAGATAAAAAAATTATTATATTTAAAATTTGTGGATACAAACTTAACAGTGGGAAAATTTTTATAAGAAGAAAAACTCCTGCTGTTACCATTGTAGCTGCATGAATAAGTGCAGAAACAGGAGTTGGACCTTCCATAGCATCAGGTAACCATACATAAAAGGGAAACTGAGCTGACTTTCCACAGGCTGCCAAAATTCCTGATATTAAAAGAAGGGGTATTAAAGGGTTAGAAGGTTTTTCTAAAAGTACACTTATCTCAAAGGTATTGAATATTTTGAAATAAATTAAAAGGAATAAAATGAAACCAAAATCCGCAAATCTTGTTATAAGAAAAGCCTTTGTTCCAGCATCCCTTGCCTCATTTCTCCAAGATTCATAGGAAATTAGTAAATAAGAGCAAAGTCCAACTCCTTCCCATCCTACAAACATTAGAAGAAAATTTCCTGAATAAACTATAAGGAGCATGAAAAAAACAAATAAATTTAAAAAGGCAAAATATCTGTAAGGGGAATCATCCTTTTTCATATAACCTGTTGAATAAAGGTGAATTAAACCTGAAACAAGTGTTACCATTAAACCCATTAAAAAATTTAGTCTATCAATTAAAAAAGAAAAATTAACCTCTATATCAGAAAAGGTGATAAAGGGAATGTAAAAGTATTCTCCTTCAACACCTCTGAATTTAAAATGAAAAAGGAGAGAAAGGAAAACAAAAAAGGTTGCTAAAAAACCACTTTTTTTAACGTCTTTAAACCCGAAGATACCCTGTAATACAGAACCAATAAGTGGAGAAATAATAAGGAAAAGGAAAATTATTTTATATGTCATAATTATCTTCTCCCCTTTCCTTTGTTAAATTAAGTAAAATAGAAAGTCCTATTGCTGTTTCACCTGCAATTATGGCAAGTATATAAAGGAAAAAGATAGCATTTTCAAAACCCTTTTTTGTTATATTCATAACAAAAAGAAGAAGAAGGGAGTTAAAAGCTATTTCAACTCCAATTAAAAAATAAACAAAACTTCTTTTGAATAGAATTATTAAAAGAGAAAGGAAAAAAGAAAAGATTACTGCAAAACTTTCAAGATTCATCCCTAATAAGCAAAAATGAACCTACAATAGTAACTAAAAGTAAAACTGAAACAAGCTCAAACCCTATGTAATCCTTTATAAGAAAATTGCTCAGTTTTTTGATGTTAAAATAAATTGTTTTTTTATCAAAATAATTTGAAATATTAAAGGAAATAAAAATAAGAATATAGGATAACATAAGATAAATAAAAAGATTAAATTTTTTTTCTTTTAAAGTTTTTTCAATTTTTATTAAGGGTAAAATAAAAACAAAAATTACAAGAATTGTCCCTATATAGAGAAAAATTATCAAAAGTCCAAATAGAGGATTATTCAAGTAAAAATATAGAATTCCTGTTATTAACGAATTTAGGAAAAAATAAAAAAGAAGACGGGATAATTTTTTAGAAATTAAAATTAAAAAGGTGGTAAGTGGTAAAAGTAAAAATAAAATTTTCATTTTTGTGGAGTTTCCTCTTTTGGAATAATAATAGCTCCACCCTTTGGATCACCCCTCCTTTCAAAAGATAGCCATGCTCTCTTTGCAGGAGTTTGGGGTGGATCCAAAAGTTCATCCTTTGTAAGGACCATCCCCCTTCTTGAAGTTCCAGCAAGTTCAAAAAATTTATCCATAACAAGAGCTTCTGTGGGACATGCTTCTACACAAAATCCACATAAAATACACCTTCCATAATCTATTTCGTAAACCTTTGCATATCTTTCAGCATGAGATATAGGATTTTCAGGATCATTTTCTTCAGCTTCAATATAAATGGCATCAGTAGGGCAAGCTCCTGCACATAACATACATCCTATGCATCTTTCAAGTCCATTTTCCCATCTCTGCAATCTGTGTTTCCATCTTGTTCTAAAATACATTTCCTTTTTCTTTTCGGGATACTCAACTGTTTTTTTCTTTTTAAATAAATGCTTAAAAACAAGGATTAAAGGTTTTAACATTTCAGTTTAATTTTATTCCCCTTAATAGATTATTTTCAAAAAGTGTATTTTCTCTTATTAAAAAAGTTTCCCTTTCTGTAAGAAGAATTGTCCCCTTTTTTTTCAATTTTCTATTTTTAATTCTCTTTAAAACTTTGGGTCTTTCAAATAAATTTTTTTCAGGAAATTTTACTGGTATTGATATGAAAAAAACCAAAAAAATAAATTTTAAAAATTTACCTAAAAACAATTATTTTCCCCCTCTTTCTTATTTTTTTAGCACCTTCAAGCTCCCTTGCTTCAAGAACAAAGAAATAAAGTCCATTTGTAAGTTTTTCATCTATTTTCCATTTTATTGAATTGAAACCCTCTGAAAAAAATAATTCTGAAGTTTCAAAAATTTTTACTCCTCTCATAGTATATATTTTTAATTTAAAAAGTCCCCTTTTATTGTTTTTAAATCCTATAAATACAAAATCTGAAGCAGGATTTGGATATGGAATAATATCACTAATTTTTAGCTCTGAAGTGCTTTCTGTTTCTATAAATATATTTCTTGATAAACTTTTCCTGTTATGAAAAAGGTCATAGGCTGAAAGAGTTAAAATTGTTTTACCACCTGGTAGGTTTTTAACTTGATAGTTTATAAAGCCTTCATTAAAGCTATTGGGTTTGTAATAAAAAAAGTCATTCAGTGCTTCCTTAAAGGAACCAATTCTTAAAGTTATTGTATCCACTGCTAAATTTATACCACTTTCATCCTTTATTTCTATAAATAGGCTAAAGTTTGGTGGAAGTGTATCCCCATCTTTAAGTTCCCTTCCATCAATAGAGATTTTAATTTCAGGTGGATTTAAATCAACTTTCTCTTTTTTAGAAATTTTTGCAGGTATTGAATCTCTGTAAGAAATTTCTCCCTGAGGAGAGGTATTTAAAACTGTAACTTTTAATAGATTAGAATTAACATAGGGAATTGCAAAATAAAATTTACTTTCAAGATTTTTGTTTCTTGATATTCCCTGGAAAAGAAGTTTTCCTTTTCTATAAAGAGGATATAAAATATTGTTATGAACATATAAACTTTCAATTTTTGCTGTCCCTTCTATTTTCATAATACTTATTTCAGAATTTTCTGTAAATCTAACTTTAAGAGAATCAGATTCCCCATAGAATTTAAATAGAGTATCAGAAAAATAGGAAAAGTGTATCGTATCAGGAATATAGAGGAAAGTTCCACTTTTTGGAGGTAAAGAATAAAAGGTAGAAGGGTCTCCAAGAAATACATAATCTTTATTTCCCATTGATACAAGGTATGAAATAAAACCAAAGGTATGTTTTTTATAATCAGATAATTTATTAAAAAAGTTGTCAATCACATACTCATTTTCACTGGGGAAAGTTAGATAGGTTGAACCAAGGGCACCTATTCCATTTTTCATGAGCCATTTTTCTCCAATTGCACCACTTGGTCTATCAAAATTCATTGTTTTACAGGAACCAAGAAGAATAAAAGAGGGCTTTTTGTTATAACTTATAAAATCAATATCATCAAGCTTTAATAATTCTTCATGAGCAAGCTGATTTGGGTTCCCATGTATAAAGAAAAAGAAAAATCCGGCTCCCTTTTCAATGTATTTAAGCAAGTCCTTTGTTGCAGATGGCTTTCTTCCCTGAACAAAGGGATAATCAATCATATAAAAGGCGATTTTATCAATAGAATTATTGAGTTTATTAAGAACTCTTGTCACCTGTCTTGTATGATTTATTGGATCAAAATTTCCACCTGCACCCGTTGTATCATCTGCAACACCAATTACAGTGTTTTTAAACATACTTTCAAAATTTCCGGTTTCATAGAAGATGATCCTTTCAAGAAATTCATAGATTTCAGAAGAGCTTTTTGCAGGTATTCTTCCAATAACCATATCAGGATCAAAGGCACCTCCATCAAATTCTACAAAAAAGTTATCATAGGTATAGGGTGGGTTATTTATATCAACTCCGTAACCCCATTCGTAAGGAGGAACTAAATTAAGGGAAGCTGAACCTTCATAGTTTTTATAATCGTATGTTCCCTTACCTGCTAAAAGGACATAAAAAGGACGTGGATTGTAATTTATATATGTATATTTCAGATAGTTTCTTATCGCTACAGGGTCTTTTATTCCAAATCCGAATTCTTCAAAAATATCATTTATGTTTACAAATTCAATTACTGGATTAAAAATTTTCAATGTATCAATGTAAAAGTTTTCTTTTCTGTGAAGGATAAATTTAGAAAAAATATTTTTAAATTCCTTAGGAGCTATAATAAGCATATCAGCACCTGAAATTTTTCTTAATTCTGTTCCTTCAAATTTTTTAATTAATGGATGAAAAGGAGTTTCAGAATACATAATCATAAAAGTATCATTTTCAATCCCTGGATTAAAAATTATTGAATTATTAGTAAAAGAAAAATTAGTAATATTATACCCATTAAAAGGATTTAAAATTTTAAATAATTTCCCTTTCTTTCTGAATGTTCCATTAAAGGAAATATCTTTTCCATTTGTGGGAGGAAAATAGAATTCAAAATAATCCTTTAAATTTTTAAGTTCTGAATTGTATTTAATTTCAAGATAATCAACATTTATTGTTCCCTGAATTTTAACTTTAAAGAGGGGATTTAGATTCAGAAGGGTTTTTATTTTTATCTCCTCTCCATAGGGTGCTGAGGGTGGATAATAATTTTTCTGGAATATTACATTATTATTCATAAAAAGTTTTAAAAGGTAAGGTGGCTGATTTATTTTTTCCCTTTCCCTTATCACAAGACTGAATTTTAAATTTGCAGTTTCAGGTAAGGGATTTTTAAATTTTAAAAGATTGAAAATTAAAGAATCATTTTTTAAAGTTTCCCCAACCCATCTTAAACCTGCCTTTGCAAGGTTTATAAAGTTATTTTCATGTCTTGTAACTTTAATTCCTTTTTCAATTTTTAAGTTATATAAGGGTGAACCATCAATTGATTCCATAAATTTTCCTGAATCACCTTCAAAGGAAATAAAATATATAGAGGCATCTTGATATGGATGAAAATAGTATTCAATTTTTCCATTATTTACTCTATAACCTGTTCCAGTAAAGGCAAAGAAAAATAGCGTGTCCTTTTCATCAAAAATATTTTCTTCAGCTCTATCTATAAATAAAATAGGAACTTTTTGGGGAGTTATTTCAGCTGAATCAGGTGAATCACTTAATGCTTTTAATCTTGTAAAGATTGCTATTTTTTTAATATCAAGATTTTCCGGAGAAATATTTAGATTATTTTTTATATCTTCGTAAGTTAGATAGTATATTCCATTTTGGTTTATAATAATTTTTAACCATAAGTTTGTTTTTTCAAAAAAATTGTTTATTTTACTTTGCAAGGGTAAAAATTCTTTTTCTGTTGTCTTAAAAAGAACTTTTTTATAAAAATCTTTTAATTTTTTATCTTCAGGAATTTCCCTTGTTTTTAATTTACTTTTATTCTTTTCTTTTAAAATAATCTCAATTTCCTTTATTATTTCTATACCTTCTTCTTTTATTCTTACAGGAAATAGTATAATTGAAAGGATAGGTTTATACCTTATAAAGGATAAACCCTTATTTAAAATTATGTTATCTGGGAAGGG contains:
- a CDS encoding tetratricopeptide repeat protein → MNGEFKEIEELFSKWEKEGRKSRTFAALADAYRKRKMYDEALAVLEEGLKIHPDYQVAHFIKAKVHLERNELELARESLKRVLEIDENHLVALRLLAETCEKLGREEEALDYYKKLYDLDPLTSEVEDKIKTLEEKLKVQSAQFSEEKVEITEEFLKEEPILSKEKIDEEDLLKEEIPITEEKLTEKFLEEEPILGEEKLLIEEEFLKEETLLGEEKLIEEKEEILKEEVLLSEEKILESEEILKEEIPVIEEKTIANEELLTPPDEPLLDILEEKEVLGTELELPEIPEEAKEILKEIEKETEAIEEEKLKDFKFVEDILEKKEEKFISIEDIKKEEKSSEESEFETTDVEEIIKEAETIEIKEIFEEKEEKLSGHPSQFLEEIEKEEKIEKKEELIIGTEEEVPLSEIFKEPERPSESIEEIIIEKSEEKGLIELIEEKKEEVKFIEEKKEIEEKEQKLEIKEEKIEEAELPEEVSELFEEFEEEKKEIEPEKYEEKTIKEKTDEKEITEKNFRSFIEWINLLKKTS
- the nuoI gene encoding NADH-quinone oxidoreductase subunit NuoI, yielding MLKPLILVFKHLFKKKKTVEYPEKKKEMYFRTRWKHRLQRWENGLERCIGCMLCAGACPTDAIYIEAEENDPENPISHAERYAKVYEIDYGRCILCGFCVEACPTEALVMDKFFELAGTSRRGMVLTKDELLDPPQTPAKRAWLSFERRGDPKGGAIIIPKEETPQK
- a CDS encoding NADH-quinone oxidoreductase subunit J, translated to MKILFLLLPLTTFLILISKKLSRLLFYFFLNSLITGILYFYLNNPLFGLLIIFLYIGTILVIFVFILPLIKIEKTLKEKKFNLFIYLMLSYILIFISFNISNYFDKKTIYFNIKKLSNFLIKDYIGFELVSVLLLVTIVGSFLLIRDES
- a CDS encoding NADH-quinone oxidoreductase subunit L — its product is MTYKIIFLFLIISPLIGSVLQGIFGFKDVKKSGFLATFFVFLSLLFHFKFRGVEGEYFYIPFITFSDIEVNFSFLIDRLNFLMGLMVTLVSGLIHLYSTGYMKKDDSPYRYFAFLNLFVFFMLLIVYSGNFLLMFVGWEGVGLCSYLLISYESWRNEARDAGTKAFLITRFADFGFILFLLIYFKIFNTFEISVLLEKPSNPLIPLLLISGILAACGKSAQFPFYVWLPDAMEGPTPVSALIHAATMVTAGVFLLIKIFPLLSLYPQILNIIIFLSTLTFLLSGVIAIFERDLKRILAYSTISQIGYMFFAIGISYPLLAFLHLLTHAFFKALLFLSSGNVMHIIHKKIDIFETRGIRKIHPFTSYTFLLGSLALSGFPLTGGFISKELIINASFKNLFLFYLASIGAFLTSFYIIRGYTLCFEGEPSKKLHEKIEGTMNISLLILSIFVILTGLNIFEEFYFKNFGEEITFYNPLLYQFFPLFLSITGIYLALKVYLKKPIQFKERIYRILNFYDFLVSKIIYGIIIFFSKFISKIFDRGIIDFLIVEGSGRFTILSGKLIFNLFIRKPSFYITLLILVFFLIIIFSL
- a CDS encoding NADH-quinone oxidoreductase subunit K, whose protein sequence is MNLESFAVIFSFFLSLLIILFKRSFVYFLIGVEIAFNSLLLLFVMNITKKGFENAIFFLYILAIIAGETAIGLSILLNLTKERGEDNYDI